The sequence below is a genomic window from Sphingobacterium sp. ML3W.
AAAATGCCGGCAAGAGCTCCAGCTCATACACTTCCTGCAAATCCTTTTGTCGGATGACCTCCAATTGAAAAAAACGCATGACATCTGCTTTCACCAGCTCTCGCACCTCTTCTCGTTCAACGGAATCAGCACGATACATCTCGTACCAGTACGTATCATTTAATGCTTGACACATCTGGAAATGATTGCCTTGATTTAATTGTGGGTCAAAAACATATTCATAAAAAACAAATCCTGTAAGTTCCTTATCAAATGCGTATTGCAAAATTGATTTTAGTGGGTGATTGCCCAATTGAAAAAATGTATGGCCCTGTTCATAATATATATTCCTTTGAGTTGGCATAAAATTAGGCTGGGGTTTTGCAAATATAGATGTTGATAACTTCCCTATTGAATCCACCAGCAATGGCCTATTGTTACGATCTTTATTGATGGTAACGCTCATATCGAGTACATCTACCTGCTCTCCTGCGATCAAGCTTTTCACTCTTTTCTCCAAATCATCACTTCCCTTATCCACACCCACCAATTTTCCTTCTCGATCCACCCAAGCATGCGTGGGAACCGTATTATGCGCGAATAATTGAGTAAAAATAGTATCATCTATTACCGACGGAAGTTCCATCTCATAATTATACGTTTTCTTGTAATTGTCAAATACAGCCTTCAGTCGCTTTGGGCTGTCTCTATTTCGCTTACTGTTCACCAAGATAACAGCCAAATCCTTTCCATATTTTTTTTGCAATTCTTCCATCTTTGGAAAACCATTAATACATGACGTACAGCTTGTTGCCCAAAAATCAAACAGGATAACTTTACCTTTAAGATCTTTAAATGGAATCGTTTTTGAACCTCCTTTTAAGTCGTGCAACACAAATGACATTTCCCAAACCGCATCAGGAATTGGATCGCCAGCTTTCAACGGTTTTAAATCCATTTGCACTTGTTTATTTACTTCCTTAGCTCCTTGTGCCCTACTCACCTCACTCCCAAACAGCAGTAATATGAATAGCACCATTTTACTATACCGATGAAAATGATAAACGCACTGGTGAAATACCTCCAGGAAATATTCCCAAAACAATAGCTTCTTTTTGTTCGTTATTTTCATATCGTTAAGACTTAAAAACTTTTAAACATAGCATCGACGCTCATTTCAGAATAGTATACCGCATCTTTATTGACCTGCGCATATTTCGGAAAAGCACCTACTCTGAACAGTTTATCCAAATTTGGATTACCGATGATACAGGCAATATCCATTTTAACATCAAACTCTTTTTTAAAGCGTTCTAGCGTAAGTTTTACTTTTTCTAGTGTCGCCTTATCCGTTTTACTGATAACCAGTATAACATTGGAATGCCGCCCCATTGCTTCTCTATAATCATAGATTCTTTTGAGGTCTGTATAATGCTCGGGATAGGAAGCATCCCAAAAGAAGAGCTGCACATAATTTTTGTTCATCTCCCTAAAAGTGCTGGTCTTATTGTTATCGCCATTAAAGTATTGGAGTTCCAGCGGCATGTCCTGCACTACATAGGGTAAAGGTTCATATGGTTTGATTTCTGGTAGGTCAAGTAGCTTGACCGGCTTAACTTCCACTTTCGATTGTGCACGTACACTATGGATATTTACAGTAATAATTGCTGCTACCACTAACACCTTCCCGACTAGCAAAAATCCTTCTCCGCCAGACTTAAATAACTTCTGAACCTTTGCCCAGACGCTACTTATATATATTTTAATTGTATTCATTTTTTCTAATTTTTAGGCATAAAGCTCCCCTGCCCCTAATACAGACCGAGGGTGACTCCTTCACAAAAGTCATTTTCCCCTCGGCTGAATGGGGATTTATAAACAGTAAAACTTTATCTTATTTTAAATTTGTACAGCTCGTCTGTTCGAGACCGATACTGTACTTACATTTGGTTTACTTTTCATGATCATCATCGGCTGTTCTTGCCAGATGAGTTCGACGGAAATTCCGTTCTTAGTTATCACCTGCCTGCTTTCTTTTACGATCGAAAGTTTCTCGACCCGCACGTGCAATTGAAACTCATCATTCAGATCATTCAATATCCGCTGCTGGTATTCCTCTCTTTCGGTATCGGCCGGTACAGTAAGCTCATAATCATACCGCTGTATTTCAGACGATCGCGAACGAACTCCAGTAGTCCTAACGGGGATAAACTTGGCTTTATCCTCGCCATGTACAATGATCTGCTCGGCAGGAAAGCTTAATGGCAAGCCTAACGCAAACAAATAGCATTCGTAAATAGCCATGTGTGCCAATAATATCCGAAGCACATCTTGGCCATCATCACGCACCACTGCCGTATAAGAACTGTCCCCTGCCTTCGATGGAGTCAGATACGAATAGTAGCGCTCCTTAGGCCGTTTATTCTGGATGTAAGTCGCATCTCCCGAATACAACCTTTTGAGTGGATCTAAGGATGGCAGCTTAAAATTTCGCACGGGTAATTGTGTTATCATAATTGGTTTTTTGATAATTGAAACACGATTTTCACTCAATAACGAAGACATTTCTTTCCCAGAGGATAGCGCATAGCTCTCCCTATAGCAAGTATTTTGCATTATTTTCGTTAGTTTGCGTTAAGCGTAATTTAGGCAGTAAGACTCTAGAAATCCACAACCCGTTTTCACGGCCTAACAGTTAAAAAATAAGATGGGAAAAATGCAATTATATGTCTTCATCACGTATTATAATTGGTCTTCGCGATTGCATTTTTAGGTACTAGAAGAAAATCTGATTCGATTATATATAGAAAAACTATACATCTCTTAAGCGAAATCATTGTTTGGCAAGGAATATTTCATTACTTTTAATGTGTCAAGAAAAAAAGAAACAAAAAATCAAATGCTTATGGTACAATAACGCTAATACGAATCGGTAAAACCAGTAGGAACTAGGCTATTATAATGGCTATACACCATTATCGTGTGCTTTGTACTACCCTATCGGGTGGATATGCCCCTTTTGGTTTTTAATGTATACAAGCTACTCCGGTTGTCGGATCTTGTTTTTGTTCAACGCATTGATAGCGCTATGCCCAGCACGATCCTGGATCAGCTGAAACATGGGTGGATTTTTGGACTTTTTTCTTTTCATCATTTATTTGGTTACACAATTTGGTTAATGAAAATAAGTCTGTTGGAAGAGATTATGAGGCTTTATATAAAAGGTAAGCTCCACTATTTTTCCACCGCTAACGAGGTACGACGAAGAACCCAGAACGCGATTTCAAATAGGGGGAGCTCGCCCCTTCTAATTGTAAAAGTACAAAAAGCATGGGGGTTCACAAACCCTATCGTCTCGCGTTCTATGAAAATTCGTCGTTTTCGTTAACAAGACTCTAACCAGTGAACTGATTATAAATCAAATATAAGAATAAAATAAATGATTTGGAAGTTTTTAACCAAATAATTGAAAATAAATATAAGATGGGCTATTTAACACCGTTGGGAAGTTTTTTATTCAAAAACAAAATCACACAAAAGTATGTTTCAGACTCTACGGGGTTTACTACTACAAAAGTCAACAAGCTATACATAGAAAAAACAACTTTACTTTATGCAGATGAGTTTTATAGGGTAATAAAATCTACAACATTAGATTTTGACTATTCTTGTGAAGAAATTTTTAAAAATTCAAATAACAAAGAGTTTAACAATAAATGGAAATCAACGCTTGGTATATTACTTTTTGATTATTTCAAACCTCAAAACTATATTGAAGATAATACTGGAATTGATAACGTGAGACTTAATAAACTCCTAACTGATCCAAAAAAACGACCTTACGCAGAAGAACTAAACAATGTTGCTAAACTAATGGGAATTAAACCAAGCCAACTTTTCGAATATTTCTACGGTGATGGTGAACGTCCGGTTATTGGCCTGTTACCAAAACCAGATAAAAAGGAAAATGAGGGATAAGACAGATTATAAAAATCTTAAAATAAACATTAAATTCAGTCCATAAACACGTTTTTTTGAAATAACCAATATATTTTTATGATAATTAATACATTAGACAACGGCAAAATACTAAAAGAACAGTTCAATATATTTTTACCTGGCCTAACAGTATTAACTGGAGAAAATGGTTCTGGTAAAACACAATTCTTAGAAAGTATTCGAGATAATGCACACGGTTATTGGGAAAGACATGATCTTGCAATGATGAATAATCCTCAGGTAGAATCTAAAATGATTTTTCCAATAATCTCTGATGAAAGGGATAGAACTTAAAGATATCCATTATTCCTACCCTGGATTAAAAAGTTCAGAATTTGAATACACCGAAAATCAATCACTCATACAGACAATCAAAAAACAATGGGACATTTTAAACCCTATTTCAAAATGTTTTAGTTCGATAAAGGACAAAATATTCGAAAGTGAACAGGCTGAATTAGTAGCACTAAATAGTGCAATTGAGGTATTTGCTAAATCTTTACATACGAGTCCAAATAATATATCTTCATCCTCTATTAGAAAGGCTAATACACATGAATTGAGCCAATTAAAAATTCTCGCTCAACAAACAAAAAAAAGCATTGATAATTTAACCTTTATTGATTTTCTGATATTCTATAGCGTTCCTACCCATATCTTTTCTTCTGCATTGGATCTACTCTTTCACCAGTTCCATTTAAAACAGAAGTACTATTCTGCATTGACGGAAAAAATTTCTACCCCATGGGATGTGTTTAACGAAATACTTATTAAGGCTAAATTCAAATATAAAGCAGAATATGTACCTTCAAAAAACGAAGAAACACCTCCTCCTGTTACTTTCGTGGATAATGAGAATGGAAAACCAGTACCAATTAATAGCCTTTCGTCTGGAGAGAAAACGATTATGGCACTAATTTTTGTATTATATCACGCTTCAAGTAATGGTAATTTTCCTGAAGTTATATTATTTGACGAACCAGATGCCCATCTCCACCCGTCCTTAACACAACTATTTATCAATGTTATTCAAGAGACATTAGTTAACGAACAAAAAGTTAAAGTCATATTAACAACACATTCACCATCTACAATCGCTCTCTCATCACCAGATGCCATATATAGGATGGACCGTTTATTGGGATATCCTGTTAAAGAAGACAGAAATAAAGCAGTACAAGCATTGAGCGATGGCTTGGCCTCAATATCTATGGAAGATGGAAATTTAGGGATAGTTTATAACTTAGAAAATACAGATAAGCACATCGTATTTACAGAAGGAATTACCGATAAAATAATCCTCGAAATAGCATGGAATAAACTTTACCCAGATCAGACTATGCCATTTTTTATCCAAGATTGTTTCTCTGCAAGTTTTTTGGGTATGCTGTTTAATGGAGGGGATCAAACTCCTGATGGAATATTTATCCAATTTCCGCAGAAAAAACTGATCGCATTATTTGATTTCGATCAGGCCGGTTATTCTAACTGGAAAAGGGAAAAGAAATTTCCTCATTTAGTGGAACTGGATCCAGTAAAATGTCTGACGCGCAGTAACGGTCAAAATGCCTACCTTCTCTTATTACCAGCAACACAAGATCAAAAAATAATGAAATTGGCAATAAAAAACGATGATGAAACTTTCGAGGAAAAATCGCATTTAACAGTTGAATCATTATTTCTTAATGCCCCTAGTTTCATAGAAACTTATTTTTCAGAAGAAGCAATGCCAGGTGGAGGGACAATATATCTTTTCAAAGGGAACAAACGAAAATTTGCAGAAAACCTAAAGGAACTTGATTCGGTTCATTTCAAAGAGTTCACTGCTTTATTTGATAAATTACAATTGTTGATATCAGACTAGAGCAACTAAATAGGTTATACAAAAAAGATATTGTTCTAACACTAGCATTCAGATTAGAATCATATATATTCTTTAAATAATAATTCCTTGTAACATTATTATAAATATTAAAAATATTAAAAATAAATCAAAAAAAAATTATTCAGTTATTTTAAGCTTTTTCTTCATTTAAGCGATAGTTCTTGTATATTTGAACCATGACTTAGTATATACATCATTCGTTCGACATAGAGCTTTAATACTATGAACTCTAAGCCTATAATTTGTAGCATCTCCTTTATCAACACTTGCACTACAAACTATATCATCAATAAGACCACCAATTTGGAAATTAAACTTTTCGTGATTATGTTTGTTCTATACGTACAAATGGAACGTACACGTGCCGCCAATAACACACACTGAAATACTGTATTAAAATTGAATCCTTGTGAAAAATTCTAAGGGATTCTTTGCATATAGTATTGATATGAAATATTGAAAAAATAATATTATGAAAGAGATGTTAGATAATCTAAAGAATTTCCTCGCTACTAAAAGTAGAGATGAAGTGATGGAAATTTGGTCTTCCGGCAACTATTTAGATAAAGGAGGGCTTAAAGTTACTGAGTTCTTATCAAGTAAAAGATGCAGTATAACTTTCACAAATGAAAAAAATAATTTTGAAAGCTTCAAGATTAACAATAACTTAGGTTCGAATTCATATTCGAACCTTTTTTATTTAAATCAGTCCAATGCAACCAGCATCTTTCAAAATTTCGAACTACAAGTTCACTAAAACATTATTAGATTTTTCTTTTTATAAAGAAGGTGAAATCGATGTTTCTTTTGCTGTATCAGGCACTTTTATAAAATCAAGATCCATTTTTGAATTAAGGTTTGCAATAATTGCGAAAAGTGAAGGAGTTACTGACGCATTTGTATCAGTTGATTGCGAAAGTATTTTCGATTTTACCAATGTTTCAAGCCTTTCAGAAGTTCCAGATTATTTCTATACAAACAGTATTGCAATTCTTTTTCCATATCTAAGGGCTTATATAAGTACAATTACTGTCCAATCAAATATTCGTCCCATAATTCTTCCAACCTTGAATTTATCAGATTTGAATGCGCCTTTAAAGCAACATACTAACGAGATAGATTAGAAATTAAGGAATGGTAAAGGATATTTTCCACACATTAAATTTCAGAGGGAATAATGAAGAAGTGTTAGCTCATGGTCCCTATATATGCAATCGCGATGACGCGTGGCTATCTCCTGGATATTACTTTTGGGAAGAGTCAATAAAAGCTGCACATTATTGGGGCACTAATAGATTAAAAGCTGATTATATCATCTTCAAAGCAGAGTGCTTAATTGACGATGATAATTGTTTGGATCTAGTTGGCAATGTTAAACATCGAGATGGCTTTAGTGATTTATTTAACGAGCTTAAAAATAATGGCTACGTTACCGAGGATACAACTGTAGGTCATGTAATAGATTTCCTTCGTAAATCTGGTAATTTTTCATTTGCATCAAGTAGAATAGATAGTACAGATGCTTTTAAATATTATATTGAAGATCCTGATCAAACAAAAGTGCTAAAGTTTGATAAAAATTTTACCCACGTAAAATTGAATTTAAGCTTAGTTGTTCAGTTATGTATTTTTGATTTAGAAGGAGTAATCTTCAGCAGTTTCCAATTAGTGCATGATTCCACAGATGGCGATGTAGCATAAAAAATGAAGGAGACAATGTTTTTAAGAGCAAGAGTAAACACCCAACCAACTTTTCGACTCGTTCAAGATTAATAATATATTTTCTTTATCAATATCATAAATTATCCGCAGACTTTAGGTTCTAACTTTAAACAAGTAACACAGTGACGAGTAACGCAGTAACAATCAGTCTAACTTATTCACCTAATAAAATTAAAAAACGATGAACGTCCTGTTATAGGTTTTTTCCTAAGCCATGGAGATGATAGTGGGGGATAAGGTGATTGATAGTTGAGAGGAGAAGGAATTAAAAAAAATAAATTGTACCAACTTTTTGAAAGATGAGTTAGTATCGGAACTATCTTGATATTAAGATAAATTTTCTATATCATCAATATCTTTCGGTCTATTACTTTCTTTTTTTGCTGCGATCAATTGAGTTTTATGCAATGTTCTTATTTTTAAATCATCATCTTCAAAAAATATAGATTTATCATAATTTTCATTAAAATCTAAACCTTTTACTTTAACCATAATATCAATAGCAACTGGTGGAACGCCAAATGTAAAAACATCCCATATAGGATGAGACAAAAAGTTATCTTTAGTCATATCAAATACTGGCATACCAAATTCTAGAAATGCATTCGTCAATCTTGAATAATTTATTTCTGATCGTTCTACCCAAATATCCATATCTCCAGTAGTTCGAGAATAACCATGCAAGATAACTGCAAAACCACCGACTAGAATATATCTTACCTCATGCTTATTCAATGAAATTAGAAAATCTCTAAAATCCTCATTAAAAATATTCCCCATAGTCAATTATGTCCTTGAAGTTGCTTTAAACCTTGTTTTATCCATCCTAGGTGGATTATCGAGCGAAAAATTAAAAGCAATACTATTAAGGTAAAATGCTATTTGAAGACGTTGTTGCCAACTCAATTTTATATAATATTGAGCATGATTTGCAGCCTCCACTGCAGATTGCGCTTTAAAAGCAGTTCTATCCATTCGAAATGTCATCATAAAACAAATTTAAATAATAAAGTCCATAATATATTACAAAGTCAACGTTGATAAAAGAACGAAAAATTTAATGTTTTCATATGGGAACCTCAAAAACTACATTTTCTGAATGAAGACACGTAACAACTTAAATTTTCGAGAATTAATAGTTTTTGGAAATTTGGGCGGTCATTTCAAACTTATTTGCCTATCTTATTATTTATAAATACCCCCCCCCTTTGGCAAAGAGGGTTATTTCACTTGATTATATTCTACCTACAATAGTAAATAATGGGGCTTCACATTTGAAGTCCCTTTTTGGATAAAAGAGGTTTGACCATAGGATTCCACCTCCAGATTCACGAATTGGTATTGCATACTGAATTATTCAAGCCAGCTCTTCGAATAGTTAATGATAAATAAGATTTGGTTTTGATCGGCATCATAGATTATCCGCAGACTTTAGGTTCTAACTTTAACCAAGTAACACAGTGACAAGTAACGCAGTAACGATCAGTCTAACTTACTCACCTACTAACATTAAGAAATGACGACCGTCCTGTAATAGGATTACCTAAGCCAGCTGATGGAGATGAAAGTGAGGGATAAGGTATATTCATACTTTTTTCAGTATCTTAGATATTGAGAACCAATTATATCACAAATTTCAAATCACAAATAGTGTAGAATGAACATCAATACAAATTCTTATAAAAAATGGCTAGAAGAAATTAAGTTAAAAATAAAAACAACTCAACTTAAGGTCGCTATTAGCGCCAACTCCCAATTAATAGAACTTTATTGGAATCTAGCATCTGACATTATAAGAAAACAAGTTGAATCAAATTGGGGTGATGCAATTTTAGAATAATTGTCTATTGATTTAAAACTGAATTTCCCAAATATTAATGGTTTTTCCAGACGAAATCTTTATGCTATACGTCAATGGTATTTATTCTACAATCAACTATATGACTTTGTGCCACAACCTGTGGCACAAATCCCATGGGGACATAATCGACTTATTATAAGTAAAATAAAAAATATTGAAACAGCTATATTCTATTGCAGAGCTATAGTCGAAAATGGATGGACAAGGGACAATCTTGAATTAGCTATAAAAAATAACTACTACGAAGCAAAAGGTAAATCTATCACAAACTTTGAACGTACATTACCGCAACATCAATCCGGGTTAGCAATAGAAACATTAAAAAATCCCTACAATTTTGATTTCCTTGGACTAGAACAGTACGCACTAGAAAGGGAGGTAGAAGGTGCAATGATGGAACACATAACGCAATTTTTAATTGAACTCGGTAAAGGATTTTCATTTGTAGGTCGTCAATACCAAATAATAGTAAATGATAATGAATATTACATAGATCTTCTTTTTTATCACTTACAATTGCGGTCATTTATAGTTATTGAACTAAAATCTGGAAAGTTTAAGCCAGAATATGCCGGAAAACTTAATTTTTATTTATCAGCTATAGATAGCCAACTAAAGCATTCATCCGACAATCCTTCTATAGGTCTCATATTATGTAAGGATAAAGATAAAGTTGAAGCAGAATACGCACTCAGAGATATTAACAAACCCATTGGCATCAGTGAATACATACTAACACAAGCATTACCAAAAGATTTTCAAAGTAAGTTACCAACTGTCGAACAATTAGAAAACCAGCTAGGCGAGGATTTAAATACCGTTGATTAAGCAGATGAGCATGAAGATTTTGATTCTAACAATAGCCTCAGCCAACTCTTCAAATAATTCTTGATGCGTAAAGTCTGTTTAATATCGGCATCATGGATTGTCCGCAGACTTTTAGGTTCTAACTTACTCACCTAATAACCTGATAACGTTTAAAAATGGCGAGCGTCCAGTAATTGGCTTATTACCTCAACCAGATGCGGGAGACGAGTCTAAAGGTTAAGATATATCATTACTTTTTAATTATCTTAGATATTGAAAACCAATATATTTAACCAATTATGGCGAAACAAGAAACGCTGTCAATACTACCCGAGGAGGTGGTCATGAATAAAATATATGTATTCCGTGGATACAAAGTAATGCTGGATAGTGATCTCGCAGAATTATATGGTATTGAAACTAAGGTCTTAAAGCAAGCAGTACGAAGAAATATAACCCGTTTCCCTGATGATTTTATGTTTGAGTTATTAGAAAATGAATATGAACTTTTGAGGTCACAAATTGTGACCTCAAAAGCAGATAATAGAGGTGGTAGTCGATATTTGCCAATGATGTTCACAGAACAGGGAGTCGCAATGCTATCTTCCGTATTAAAAAGCGACATCGCTATCAAAATAAACATACAGATAATGCGGGTATTTACGCGAATGCGCCAATTATTAACGGATAACACGGATCTCCGTCTTGAAATCGCTGAAATAAAAAATGCTGTCGAAAAAATTTCTAGAAAACAAGATGGTCAAGATAAAAATATGGAGCTTGTATTCGAATACATTGACCGTCTCCAAGATAAAATAGAAGAACTGATACCTGCTGAAAGAAAAAGAATAGGATTTGATGTAGGGAGTAAAACAGAATAGCTCATGATGGATAGATTTGTTTTTTATCGGCATCATGGAATACCCGCAGACTTTAGGTTTAAACAAGTAACACAGTGACACAGTGACGCAGTAACGATTAGTTTAACTTACTCACCTAACAACCTGACGAGTAACGCAGTGACGAATAACGAATAGTCTAACGTTTTAACCTAACAAGTAACACAGTGACGAGTAACGCAGTAACGATCAGTCTAACTTTAAAAAAGTAACACAGTGACAAGTAACGCAGTAACGATAAGTCTAACTTTTAAATAAGTGACGCTCTGACAAGTGACGCGGTAACGATTAGTCTAACTTTTAAATAAGCGACAGAAGGGAGCAAATCATTACATTTTTCACTATCTTAGACACTGAAAACCAATAGAATAAATCAATTATGGCGAAAGAAAATGCGCTATCTGTACTACACGAAGAGGTCATCATGAATAAAATATATGTATTCCGAGGGCATAAAGTAATGCTAGATAGTGATCTCGCAGAATTATACGGCATTGAAACTAAGGTTTGGAGTTGCTAACTTAGTCGGCAGTGTAAGTTAAGAACAATAAATATCTTGATTTTGAAACGATGGCTAAAATCCGTAAAAAACACGATCGCAC
It includes:
- a CDS encoding protein-export chaperone SecB — encoded protein: MQPASFKISNYKFTKTLLDFSFYKEGEIDVSFAVSGTFIKSRSIFELRFAIIAKSEGVTDAFVSVDCESIFDFTNVSSLSEVPDYFYTNSIAILFPYLRAYISTITVQSNIRPIILPTLNLSDLNAPLKQHTNEID
- a CDS encoding ORF6N domain-containing protein translates to MAKQETLSILPEEVVMNKIYVFRGYKVMLDSDLAELYGIETKVLKQAVRRNITRFPDDFMFELLENEYELLRSQIVTSKADNRGGSRYLPMMFTEQGVAMLSSVLKSDIAIKINIQIMRVFTRMRQLLTDNTDLRLEIAEIKNAVEKISRKQDGQDKNMELVFEYIDRLQDKIEELIPAERKRIGFDVGSKTE
- a CDS encoding PDDEXK nuclease domain-containing protein; protein product: MSIDLKLNFPNINGFSRRNLYAIRQWYLFYNQLYDFVPQPVAQIPWGHNRLIISKIKNIETAIFYCRAIVENGWTRDNLELAIKNNYYEAKGKSITNFERTLPQHQSGLAIETLKNPYNFDFLGLEQYALEREVEGAMMEHITQFLIELGKGFSFVGRQYQIIVNDNEYYIDLLFYHLQLRSFIVIELKSGKFKPEYAGKLNFYLSAIDSQLKHSSDNPSIGLILCKDKDKVEAEYALRDINKPIGISEYILTQALPKDFQSKLPTVEQLENQLGEDLNTVD
- a CDS encoding ORF6N domain-containing protein codes for the protein MLDSDLAELYGIETKVWSC
- a CDS encoding AAA family ATPase, whose amino-acid sequence is MKGIELKDIHYSYPGLKSSEFEYTENQSLIQTIKKQWDILNPISKCFSSIKDKIFESEQAELVALNSAIEVFAKSLHTSPNNISSSSIRKANTHELSQLKILAQQTKKSIDNLTFIDFLIFYSVPTHIFSSALDLLFHQFHLKQKYYSALTEKISTPWDVFNEILIKAKFKYKAEYVPSKNEETPPPVTFVDNENGKPVPINSLSSGEKTIMALIFVLYHASSNGNFPEVILFDEPDAHLHPSLTQLFINVIQETLVNEQKVKVILTTHSPSTIALSSPDAIYRMDRLLGYPVKEDRNKAVQALSDGLASISMEDGNLGIVYNLENTDKHIVFTEGITDKIILEIAWNKLYPDQTMPFFIQDCFSASFLGMLFNGGDQTPDGIFIQFPQKKLIALFDFDQAGYSNWKREKKFPHLVELDPVKCLTRSNGQNAYLLLLPATQDQKIMKLAIKNDDETFEEKSHLTVESLFLNAPSFIETYFSEEAMPGGGTIYLFKGNKRKFAENLKELDSVHFKEFTALFDKLQLLISD
- a CDS encoding DUF1016 N-terminal domain-containing protein; amino-acid sequence: MNINTNSYKKWLEEIKLKIKTTQLKVAISANSQLIELYWNLASDIIRKQVESNWGDAILE
- a CDS encoding DUF6036 family nucleotidyltransferase; protein product: MGNIFNEDFRDFLISLNKHEVRYILVGGFAVILHGYSRTTGDMDIWVERSEINYSRLTNAFLEFGMPVFDMTKDNFLSHPIWDVFTFGVPPVAIDIMVKVKGLDFNENYDKSIFFEDDDLKIRTLHKTQLIAAKKESNRPKDIDDIENLS
- a CDS encoding helix-turn-helix domain-containing protein is translated as MEVFNQIIENKYKMGYLTPLGSFLFKNKITQKYVSDSTGFTTTKVNKLYIEKTTLLYADEFYRVIKSTTLDFDYSCEEIFKNSNNKEFNNKWKSTLGILLFDYFKPQNYIEDNTGIDNVRLNKLLTDPKKRPYAEELNNVAKLMGIKPSQLFEYFYGDGERPVIGLLPKPDKKENEG
- a CDS encoding TlpA family protein disulfide reductase, whose amino-acid sequence is MKITNKKKLLFWEYFLEVFHQCVYHFHRYSKMVLFILLLFGSEVSRAQGAKEVNKQVQMDLKPLKAGDPIPDAVWEMSFVLHDLKGGSKTIPFKDLKGKVILFDFWATSCTSCINGFPKMEELQKKYGKDLAVILVNSKRNRDSPKRLKAVFDNYKKTYNYEMELPSVIDDTIFTQLFAHNTVPTHAWVDREGKLVGVDKGSDDLEKRVKSLIAGEQVDVLDMSVTINKDRNNRPLLVDSIGKLSTSIFAKPQPNFMPTQRNIYYEQGHTFFQLGNHPLKSILQYAFDKELTGFVFYEYVFDPQLNQGNHFQMCQALNDTYWYEMYRADSVEREEVRELVKADVMRFFQLEVIRQKDLQEVYELELLPAFSKLESKGGMPFRVKELSEDEMQLNNIVLFQFLNLLFPYLDRPVVFNEENRTKFNLLLPKGFINFSLSQKLSFLTSKGLHLKSVKKVIEYPYFKKIN